In uncultured Bacteroides sp., one genomic interval encodes:
- a CDS encoding DJ-1/PfpI family protein — protein MAKKVLLFLAQGFEAYEASVFTDVFGWSRDAGLEAVDLITTGLRSEVKCYWNLIVKPELDFSEINIEDYDALAIPGGAGEAGFYEDAYDERFLNLIREFNRRDKLIASICVAALPIAKSGVLNQRNATTWDLNNGARRKQLADFCVKVQDDQLVVDNNIITSTGPATSLDVAFKLLEMLTSIENVNEVKTNMRFIV, from the coding sequence ATGGCAAAAAAGGTACTTTTATTTCTGGCTCAAGGTTTTGAAGCTTATGAAGCAAGCGTTTTTACTGATGTTTTTGGTTGGAGTAGAGATGCTGGTCTTGAAGCGGTGGATTTAATTACTACTGGTTTACGATCAGAAGTGAAGTGTTATTGGAATTTAATTGTAAAACCGGAGCTTGATTTTAGCGAGATTAATATTGAAGATTATGATGCTTTAGCAATTCCGGGAGGAGCTGGGGAGGCTGGTTTCTACGAAGATGCTTATGATGAACGTTTCCTTAATTTGATAAGGGAATTTAATAGGAGAGATAAATTAATCGCTTCAATTTGTGTGGCAGCACTTCCAATCGCTAAATCGGGCGTACTAAATCAGCGAAATGCTACCACATGGGATTTAAATAATGGTGCAAGACGAAAGCAATTAGCAGATTTTTGCGTAAAGGTACAAGATGATCAGTTAGTGGTTGACAATAATATCATTACTTCAACCGGACCGGCAACTAGTCTTGACGTTGCTTTTAAACTACTCGAAATGCTGACGAGTATAGAGAATGTTAACGAGGTGAAAACAAATATGCGGTTTATTGTATAA